The genomic window ATTAAAATCATTAGCAAACTCCTTAAAATTGTAGGATAAAACATCTGCCAAAATTTCTTTCTGACCATTAAAATCCCATTGAAAAAGGGTTTGTAATGCTAATGTTCTAGCTAGGTGTCTGTTGGACATAATTTTGTTTGACAAAAAAAAGAAGAATCTACTTCTTCTTTTTCTTATCTAAAGATGATTTAATTTTAATAACTTCTTTGTTTTTATAGGTACCGCAGTTTAAACAGGCTCGATGTGGTAGCTTGGCAAAACCACACTTGGGGCACTTGTGAGTGCTCGCTATTGTTAAAGCGTGATGCGAAGCTCGTCTTTTTCTAGCACTGCTACTACGTCTTTTCGGTGGTACAGTCATAGTAAATTTATAATTTAAAAATCAATTTTTTATTAATTAATACTATAGTATTATATTTTATTTGG from Candidatus Komeilibacteria bacterium CG_4_10_14_0_2_um_filter_37_10 includes these protein-coding regions:
- a CDS encoding 50S ribosomal protein L32 encodes the protein MTVPPKRRSSSARKRRASHHALTIASTHKCPKCGFAKLPHRACLNCGTYKNKEVIKIKSSLDKKKKK